The genomic interval GCGAGCGCAACAGGATGGTCGGGGCGATTTGATTCAACTGTGCATACACTGCTTCATGGCGGCCAACATCGGCAATGATCAGGTCAGGTTTAAGGGACGCAATCACTTCAAGACTGGGTTGCGAACGAGTGCCCACCGAACGATAGTCACCAACCATTTGCCGTACTTCAGGCAATAACCGGCTGGGGTCTTTGTCATCAGCAATGCCCACAGGGCTGATTCCGACAACGGCGAGAGCATCCACAAACGAAAATTCCAGCGCAACGATTCGTTGCGGTACGCTATCGATACTGAACAAACCTCTGGCATCTTCCACAGTTACAGCCTGTGATGAGCCCGCCAGCACCGACAAACAGCCAATCAGATTGATCAGAATAACCTTTAACATGCATACAACCCTTACTATTACGAATCTCAAATCAGACTGATCGGTCTGAATGTCATCAATGATCCGCAATAATAATGATTATCATTTGATATTAAAGTCTTTTCTGTGCGAGACGATCTGCCAGTTCCAGTATTTCAGTTTGCATGGTGACCTTTTGGCGCCAGTGTGATGGGATGCCATCAACTCCATAAAAGGCTCCGGCAATCTGGCCACAGATCGCCGCCGTGGTATCGGCATCGTCACCTAGGTTGGCGGCCTGCAGAATGGCATCCTGGAAATTTTCTGTACTGGCAAAACACCACAATGCCGCTTCAAGACTGTCGACCACGTAACCGGTACCTCGCACCTGGTCGACGGTTTTTTGCCGGTAACCTGCGGTGGCAATTGCGGCTACTTTGCGGGTTTCCGGCTGATATAGCGCGGAATGCAGAATGCTGTCCTTATCTGCACCGGCAAAACACTGATGCAGCAGGACGGCAAAGTAGCGACAGGCATCGATGCATTCTTTGGCACCGTGAGTGGTTCTGGAGCTGTCGCCAGCGTAGCGGATCACCGACTCCAGTGCCGGACTGAAATACATGACGACCGGGGCCAGCCGCATCAGTGAGCCGTTCCCGGCGGTAAAGGGATTGGTTGACCCGGAATAGGGATCACCAGTTCGCAGGTATTGGCTGATCGCCTCTGAAACCGTTACGCCGATATCGAAGCAGCGACCATTGCTGCTCAGGTATCCCTCATTGCGCCAGCGACAATAACGCTGCATCTGGTCATCGGCGTCAAAGCCTTCGCATTCCAGCAGTGAATACGCCAGGCACAGAGCCATGGAGGTATCATCGGTCCATTGTCCCGGCTTCAGGTTAAAAGGACCACCTCCGACCATGTCGGTCAGTGGTGCAAAACTCCCCCGTTCCCGAAACTCAAGGGTCGTACCAACAGCATCCCCGCAGGCGAGTCCTAACAGGCAACCCTGATAACGTTGTTCACGATCTGTCATGGTAGTTTTTTCTGTCATTGGTTGAAGAAAGCGCTATTATGGCCGTTCAACATTGGTTCTGGCCGATATTGGATCAACAATAATATGAATAGTTCCAATCAGCAAAACCTGCCTTTGCTGCCACCTTTTGCGTATCGCTCCATCAACCGCTGCAGTCTGCCGGCGGCCATCCTTGGCAGCCTGGAATTTCAACAACATCCCGCTGCTCTGCTGATTGACGGCGTACAGGAATTCCATTCGGAACTGTTTAACACACTGCAGACCATGGATGACCCTGATGATCGGGTGGAACACTTCAAGGAATACATGCGCTCGTGTTTTTTGCTGGACCACCTGGATGAAGCCGGTTATGTCAGCGACCACAAGCGCTATCAGCGGGGTAAAGCCAACTATCTGCGCCTGTTACGCGGTTGGATGTTCAACGCCAGCGGCACTGAAGGAGCGGTTCTGAAAAGCTGGGTGACATCGCGCTTCGGTCTGCTGCCGCGTAATCATTTGGGACCTCTGCATGATTATGACTCTCATAATTATCAGGCTTATCTGGCCGGATATGCCCAAGGACTGTACAACACCAACGCCCTGGAAGCGCAACTGGATCTGTTATACGGCTTTTGTCAGTACGAACTGCAAAGACGCTTTCCGGATACCTCACACTGGCGCTTATACCGTGGTGTCAACCGGCTACAGGACCACGATGTACTGGCACAACCTGAACAACGCGAATATGTGCTGCTACTCAACAATCTCAACTCTTTCAGCCATAGCAGTGAACATGCCGAAAGCTTTGGCGATTACGTTTTTCACACTCAGGTACCGTCTGCCAAAATTTTGTTCTTCCCCGAACTGTTGCCGGGAATACTGAAAGGCGAACGAGAGTATCTGGTGATCGGTGGTGCTTATCGGGTGTCGTTGCGCTGATCGCATAAAAAGGTCAGCAATACTCGTTCTTTTTGTGGCTTCTGTTGTGATGCGGCAATATCCAGCATCGGCGCAAAAAAACCCAACGCGGATATTCAGTCAAATCAGGGCACGTTAAACCCTGGTAACGGTTTTGCAATCGAAACGCAGTACTAAAGCATGACTTCTGACTCCATGACTTTTTGGTAATGATGCTTACGAGTCAGCATCTGTGTATCGCTTACTTCGATCATTGGCAGATCCGTGATTAAAACCATACCCGAAGAACGGCGAACATTCGGTTCACAAACGCAGGGATTGTCATGAGCAGAGAAAATGTGCCATATGTGTTTATTCCCATCCAAAAAAGGATCGAT from Gynuella sunshinyii YC6258 carries:
- a CDS encoding ADP-ribosylglycohydrolase family protein, which codes for MTDREQRYQGCLLGLACGDAVGTTLEFRERGSFAPLTDMVGGGPFNLKPGQWTDDTSMALCLAYSLLECEGFDADDQMQRYCRWRNEGYLSSNGRCFDIGVTVSEAISQYLRTGDPYSGSTNPFTAGNGSLMRLAPVVMYFSPALESVIRYAGDSSRTTHGAKECIDACRYFAVLLHQCFAGADKDSILHSALYQPETRKVAAIATAGYRQKTVDQVRGTGYVVDSLEAALWCFASTENFQDAILQAANLGDDADTTAAICGQIAGAFYGVDGIPSHWRQKVTMQTEILELADRLAQKRL
- a CDS encoding NAD(+)--dinitrogen-reductase ADP-D-ribosyltransferase, with protein sequence MNSSNQQNLPLLPPFAYRSINRCSLPAAILGSLEFQQHPAALLIDGVQEFHSELFNTLQTMDDPDDRVEHFKEYMRSCFLLDHLDEAGYVSDHKRYQRGKANYLRLLRGWMFNASGTEGAVLKSWVTSRFGLLPRNHLGPLHDYDSHNYQAYLAGYAQGLYNTNALEAQLDLLYGFCQYELQRRFPDTSHWRLYRGVNRLQDHDVLAQPEQREYVLLLNNLNSFSHSSEHAESFGDYVFHTQVPSAKILFFPELLPGILKGEREYLVIGGAYRVSLR